The following DNA comes from Epinephelus lanceolatus isolate andai-2023 chromosome 1, ASM4190304v1, whole genome shotgun sequence.
acagcttgttggaccatcacaaaggggcggtaGTAGTAGAAGTATTAGTAGTATCGGTACTTGTAGTAGTGGCAGCAACTGTAGCAGCAGTTGTATTAGCAGAGGCAGTATTAGTGGTATTAGAAGTAGTAGTTATAATGTAGCTTCACGTATAATAGTAATAGCACTAGCAGCAGTGTTAAAGGTTGCAGCACTAATATTGACAGTTTATGATAGCAGTGTTAACAGAGCTCCCATGATGCAGTGTTCTCTGATTAtcagtctgtttgtgtttgcagtggTCGAACCATCGGCACCTCCTGCTGATCTGACCCCTAACCCTCCTAGGACCCCTCGTCCCAGACCCATCGAAcctgaagaagaagacgaagatgAGCCTGCAGAGGAGTCCCAGCCTGAACTGAGGTAACACCGCACAGGAAGTGATATACTCTGCATCCCATAATTCCCTGTTGTGTCACTGACTTATTTCTCTGTGTCATCCTGTTTCAGATCGTGTGGTTGTACTAAGTCCTGTATTTCAGACCTGGCGGGGTCAGAATGGTTCAGCAAACGATATGACCCCAAACAGCAGCCTGTCCTCAGAGACACCAACAACAACTTTGACCCTGAAGCGCTCAAATGGTGGTTGGTAAGGatgaatgtctttttttttaatgacatgttgATGGCATAACATACTATGAATGTTTCATAACATTTTTGaagtcatactatactatgactgttttctgacatttttgacaacatactatgctgtgacttttttatagcattttttgacgacatactatactatgacttttttttttcatgattttgggcgacacatgatactatgacttttttcatgattttggacgacatactatactatgacttttttcatgattttggacaacacacgatactatgacttttttcatgattttggacgacatactacactgtgacttttttcatgattttggacgacatactatactatgacttttatcatgattttggacgacatactatactatgacttttttatgattttggacgacatactatactatgacttttttcatgattttggacgacaaatgatacttttacttttttttcatgatttttgacgacatactatactatgacttttttcatgattttggacgacaaatgatacttttacttttttttcatgatttttgacaacatactacactatgactttttttcatgattttggacgacatactacactatgactttttttatgattttggacgacaaatgatacttttacttttttttcatgatttttgacgacatactatactatgactttttttcatgattttggacgacatactacactatgactttttttatgattttggacgacaaaTGATacttttacctttttttcatgatttttgacgacatactatactatgacttttttcatgattttggacgacaaatgatacttttactttttttccatgatttttgacgacatactatactatgacttttttcatgattttggacgacaaatgatacttttactttttttttcatgatttttgacgacatactatactatgactttttttcatgattttggacgacatactacactatgacttttttatgattttggacgacaaatgatacttttacttttttttcatgatttttgacgacatactatactatgactttttttcatgattttggatgacatactatactatgactttttttatgattttggacgacaaatgatacttttacttttttcatgattttggacgacatactatactatgactgttttttgacatttttggccACATACTACACCACGACTCTTTTCATGACATAAAACATCAACTTTTAATGCCTTCTTTTTTACTAACATTGTTATATAGTATAAGCAATGAATAAACCGCATTTTTCtataatatttatgttttacattAACAGTTAAGGAAAGcacctatttatttattttttaaaatagtaGATAAGGAAGATTTTGAtgggtatttttttttgctctcttgCGTAGTTAAGTGTGGTTTCAAGTTAATCAAGTGTGTGCCCCTATACAGTAAATGAATGCAGGCTGCTCTGTGGAAGTGACATGTCAGCATTGAATTGATGTGTCAACACTGAGAATTGTTAAATCAGCTGAATCACAGAACACAATGTGTCATTAGACCAACAAAGATGGGTGTATAAAATACTGCATGACAGTTATagattgtgtttttgtaaatagtCAGGACCGTTTATGTATttccagaaaataaaaatggaaagtcTTAAAGTTGTCTTTTTagatgctgtcagctgtctgGATGAAGAGACAAATGACTGAGTGTTTTTCCTGCATTTATAGATTAAGTCCTGCTGCAGAAACCATTAGTAGATTAAAGAGAGGCAGGGTGGAGGGTGGAATGGCTGCTAACATCATCAGACTGATTCATAgtatactgtatacattttGTGTGAGCTTAAAGAACTGCAAGAACAGCTTTTGAGATGTTGGAAAGtgtttaattaattcattttatgaAGATAAAGTTGCAGAGTATGGACATAAAACatttgaatcattttgttttaaaaaaaataatgtaatattcTCCACTTCTTCTTCACAGAGTCTTCAGCGTTCCGGTAATGACCAGACTCTGGAGCAAGTGATGTCAGAGTTGTTCAAGGTCGTTTCCCCACCCACTGTGGACTTCCGGCCCCTCCCCACTCATTGTCGTAGTTGCGCTGTGGTCGGCAACTCAGGCAACTTAAGACAGTCAGGAAATGGCAACCTGATTGATTCCCACAACTCCATTATCCGGTATGTgtgtccacacatacacacacatgtattaccctcctcttcaccctcctcctcctcctcctcatcttctgcACCTTTCTCCTCCACAGGATGAACAAGGCAGTGACTCGAGGATTTGAGAAAGACGTTGGGAATCGGACAACACATCACTTCCTGTACCCAGAGAGTGCGGTGGACATAGATCATGGCGTCAGCCTCGTCCTGCTGCCGTTCAAACTGAGAGATTTGGAGTGGCTGACCAGTGCGCTGTCCACCGGCGaaattaaaatgtaagaaatatcgatacagaaatatacaaaatattGCAAATATAAAAGAGAAATACACTCAGCTACAAGTTCATCAGGTACACCAAGTTAAAAGATTAATACAACAAGGTATAATGTTTCATGTCTgttcaaaaccaaaaacattcacaaaaatatattaaaaatgttgcaaATACATGAAATAGACACACGTTACATGAAACAGTTACACCACACATCagacaaaatgtacttacttgATAATGAGTATGTACTGTATAGAATTATTATATTCTTTATATATTATATCACATAGATTAGAGCATACATTAAGAACATATCctgcatttttaaatgtaaacaatataaacatCGTTACTTGAAATATACACGTATTAAGCATTTACACCAGACAGGGCAACATAACATTAATATAACTGTCAAattctaaaataaaaagaaagcagGAAAAGCTTGCACACTGATCAGAAAAATGGATTGTCCACTCCAGAGGTTGATGGATGTCAAAGTAGCATGTTTAATGGTCCATCAAAAATATATAACGTGCTACCataatgtgaaaaacaaaaagaaacagactGAGGATGGCTGTGTAGCCTTCCTTGACATCCATCAACCTCCGGAGTGGACAATCCATTTTTCTGATC
Coding sequences within:
- the st3gal8 gene encoding ST3 beta-galactoside alpha-2,3-sialyltransferase 8, giving the protein MLLRRKLCVALVIAAILFLMLASQGIQRRHFLPLSLALPISRATPTSRETVVEPSAPPADLTPNPPRTPRPRPIEPEEEDEDEPAEESQPELRSCGCTKSCISDLAGSEWFSKRYDPKQQPVLRDTNNNFDPEALKWWLSLQRSGNDQTLEQVMSELFKVVSPPTVDFRPLPTHCRSCAVVGNSGNLRQSGNGNLIDSHNSIIRMNKAVTRGFEKDVGNRTTHHFLYPESAVDIDHGVSLVLLPFKLRDLEWLTSALSTGEIKMTYMRVKERVQADKDKVLVVNPVFFKYAHDRWTEGHGRYPSTGMLAIIFALHTCDQVSVFGYGADQQGNWHHYWEENRYAGAFRKTGVHSADFETEIIHQLAKEGKITLHL